A part of Deltaproteobacteria bacterium genomic DNA contains:
- a CDS encoding DedA family protein, which yields MELLKEFIDMFMHIDKHLGTVIQAYGGWTYLILFLIIFCETGLVVTPLLPGDSLLFAIGTFAAMGYLEVEYVIAGLTVAAIAGDSVNYAIGHYLGPRVFSKKDSLVFRKEYLDKTQRFYQKYGARTIVIARFVPIVRTFAPFVAGVGAMSYGRFLFYNVTGAVAWIFLFILGGYYFGSIPLVKENFSLVILAIIVLSIMPGLIEFVRARRQPA from the coding sequence ATGGAGCTTCTAAAAGAGTTCATAGACATGTTCATGCACATAGACAAGCACCTGGGGACTGTCATACAGGCCTACGGGGGCTGGACCTATCTCATCCTCTTCCTCATCATCTTTTGTGAGACAGGGCTCGTTGTAACGCCGCTACTGCCTGGCGACTCGCTCCTTTTCGCGATAGGGACCTTCGCGGCAATGGGTTATCTCGAAGTGGAGTACGTGATAGCAGGGCTTACCGTCGCGGCGATAGCGGGCGACTCTGTGAACTACGCCATCGGCCATTATCTCGGCCCCAGGGTCTTTTCAAAAAAGGACAGCCTGGTATTCAGGAAGGAATACCTCGACAAGACGCAAAGGTTCTACCAGAAGTACGGGGCCAGGACCATAGTCATCGCAAGGTTCGTCCCAATTGTCCGCACTTTCGCGCCGTTCGTGGCGGGAGTCGGCGCGATGTCCTACGGCCGGTTCCTCTTCTATAACGTCACGGGGGCCGTAGCCTGGATATTCCTCTTTATCCTCGGGGGATACTATTTCGGGAGCATCCCGCTCGTTAAAGAGAACTTCTCTCTTGTGATACTCGCCATAATAGTCCTTTCAATAATGCCAGGCCTTATAGAGTTCGTGAGGGCACGGCGCCAGCCCGCCTGA
- a CDS encoding AAA family ATPase: protein MNARDFENEIRIHIEARYPILWLVSFEERRVEKIMESLCDSMKLNYWSWSVSRGLYGGEKKKREPMGREKILSVIEEKITKGENVSNLFLLKDIASYFNSHEFLRRFRDLPAIIDERHTVNTVCILSPTLGEIPPELEEDIVVLELSLPDYDEIADLVSRTYGHLIPSSWHASTRSILYKSLQGLSLDNIRRVIRKAIGLNNGFLNEDCISYIQDEKQQIIKKQKILDYYPHRENIENIGGLSEIKKWFVERENVFRLSRDKITTLGLDVPKGLLLIGVPGSGKSLCCKALAGIWNLPLLRLDVGRLFGSTVGESEKNIRRCIQLAEAVSPCILWIDEIDKAFGGIGGYQGDSGTQMRVFGTFITWLQEKEHPVFVISTANEPKNLPPELWRKGRYDEVFFVDLPSQEEREEIYRIHLERRIQNLSKVNVKELSQNSQGFTGAEIEQAVKDAVVSTFNRLQEEHSGRNMEEVVDGLLALDVTQEGLLKSIRHITPLSVLKKEEIEELRAWSHQRARPASKSLFLQRAESLSETEKRNIALHEAGHAVLMKRYFNRTPAFVSIDNYKPYSAFIPVDEAIRTTYTKSDLEKEIGVILGGMVAEDELIGNDSKTVGASHDLIQATGIARKMVIEYGFGEIMRNKSLMVLQDYALTSGGDVLEDIQKILDSAKESTAKVISENKEVILALVEKLMKEVLINGEGLNRFFRENPLQ, encoded by the coding sequence ATGAACGCCAGGGACTTCGAAAACGAGATACGGATCCACATCGAGGCCAGGTACCCGATACTATGGCTCGTCTCCTTTGAGGAGAGGAGGGTCGAGAAGATAATGGAGTCGCTATGCGATTCCATGAAGCTCAATTACTGGTCCTGGTCCGTATCCAGGGGGCTCTACGGCGGCGAGAAGAAGAAACGGGAGCCCATGGGCCGGGAAAAGATACTCTCGGTCATCGAGGAGAAGATAACAAAGGGCGAGAACGTCAGTAACCTGTTCCTCCTTAAGGACATCGCCTCTTATTTCAACTCCCACGAGTTCCTCCGCCGGTTCCGCGACCTGCCGGCCATAATAGACGAGCGCCATACCGTAAATACCGTCTGCATTCTTTCGCCCACACTGGGCGAGATACCGCCCGAGCTTGAGGAGGACATAGTGGTCCTGGAGCTTTCGCTCCCGGACTACGACGAGATAGCCGACCTAGTCTCCCGGACCTACGGGCACCTCATCCCGTCGAGCTGGCATGCCTCGACCAGGTCCATTCTCTATAAGTCCTTGCAGGGCCTCTCTCTCGACAACATAAGGCGGGTCATAAGGAAGGCCATAGGCCTCAATAACGGCTTTTTGAACGAGGACTGCATCTCGTACATACAGGATGAGAAACAGCAGATTATAAAAAAGCAGAAGATACTCGATTACTACCCCCACAGGGAGAACATAGAGAACATCGGGGGCTTGAGCGAGATAAAGAAGTGGTTCGTCGAGAGGGAAAACGTCTTCAGGCTCTCGAGGGACAAGATAACGACACTTGGCCTTGACGTCCCGAAGGGCCTCCTTTTGATTGGCGTCCCCGGCTCGGGTAAAAGCCTCTGCTGCAAGGCGCTTGCCGGAATATGGAACCTGCCGCTCCTTCGGCTTGACGTCGGGCGTCTCTTCGGCTCGACAGTGGGCGAGTCGGAAAAGAACATCAGGCGGTGCATACAGCTTGCCGAGGCCGTAAGCCCGTGTATACTCTGGATAGACGAGATAGACAAGGCCTTCGGCGGCATAGGCGGCTACCAGGGCGACTCGGGCACGCAGATGAGGGTCTTCGGCACCTTCATCACCTGGCTGCAGGAGAAGGAGCATCCTGTCTTCGTCATCTCCACCGCCAACGAGCCCAAGAACCTTCCACCCGAGCTATGGAGGAAGGGGCGCTACGACGAGGTCTTTTTCGTCGACCTCCCGAGCCAGGAGGAGAGGGAGGAGATATACAGGATACACCTCGAGAGGAGGATACAGAACCTCTCGAAGGTGAACGTAAAGGAGCTCTCCCAGAACAGCCAGGGCTTCACCGGCGCGGAGATAGAGCAGGCCGTCAAGGACGCCGTAGTCTCGACTTTTAACCGGCTCCAGGAGGAGCACTCGGGCAGGAACATGGAGGAGGTCGTTGACGGGCTCCTCGCGCTCGACGTGACACAGGAAGGGCTCCTTAAGTCCATAAGGCACATAACCCCGCTCTCGGTCTTGAAGAAGGAAGAAATAGAGGAGCTCAGGGCATGGAGCCACCAGAGGGCCAGGCCCGCGTCCAAGTCCCTCTTCCTCCAGAGGGCGGAGTCGCTCTCAGAAACCGAAAAGAGGAACATCGCCCTGCACGAGGCCGGGCACGCCGTTCTCATGAAAAGGTATTTTAACCGCACCCCTGCGTTCGTGAGCATCGATAACTACAAGCCCTACTCGGCCTTCATCCCGGTGGACGAGGCCATAAGGACGACCTACACCAAGAGCGACCTCGAAAAGGAGATAGGGGTCATACTCGGCGGCATGGTGGCCGAGGACGAGCTCATTGGGAACGACTCGAAGACCGTCGGCGCCTCGCACGACCTCATACAGGCGACCGGCATAGCCCGGAAGATGGTCATAGAGTACGGCTTCGGCGAGATAATGAGGAATAAGTCCCTCATGGTCCTCCAGGACTATGCCCTCACATCGGGCGGGGACGTGCTCGAGGACATACAGAAGATACTCGACTCCGCCAAGGAGTCCACGGCCAAGGTCATCTCCGAAAACAAGGAGGTCATCCTTGCGCTTGTCGAGAAGCTCATGAAGGAAGTCCTCATAAACGGAGAGGGCCTCAACCGGTTTTTCAGGGAAAACCCCCTTCAATAA
- a CDS encoding sodium-translocating pyrophosphatase, producing MTILFALGAAVLGIVYAAWLAFWVRGLESGTPEMRRIQAAIHEGASAYMARQFKTVGVVAAILFVLLWLAGSWSEHFGLLTACGFLVGGAASGISGYVGMMVAVRANAKTAQAAHSGLNAALVVAFRGGAVTGLLLIGLGLLAVTGFYAVAMRVTDETHAIASLLSLGLGGSLISLFARVGGGIYTKAADVGADLVGKVEAGIPEDDPRNPAVIADNVGDNVGDCAGMAADLFETYAVTTVATMALAHILFPGSENAMLFPLVLGGVAIIMTIIGSWFVKLGSSNNIMTALYKGFVATAVLSAIAFFPVAYYLMNGVGGVGWSSYYLCALIGLAVTISLVVITDYYTAKHYSPVQHIANASVSGHATNIIAGLAIGKEATALPVLVIAGAILASYELAGLFGVAVSAEAMLTMAGIVVAIDSFGPITDNAGGIAEMADMGAGVRGVTDPLDAVGNTTKAVTKGYAIGSAGLAAIVLFAEYTRTISAGGAQVIFDLSDPMVLVGLFIGGMLPFYFAALLMKAVGKAAGSIVDEVRRQFREIKGIMDGSARPEYGKCVDIVTSAALQKMIVPSLIPVIAPVLVGVILGQKALGGVLVGSIVTGLFVAIKMTSGGAAWDNAKKFIEEGNHGGKHKPAHQAAVTGDTVGDPYKDTAGPGINPMIKVINLVAVLFGILLYS from the coding sequence ATGACTATCCTCTTTGCGCTGGGAGCAGCGGTGCTGGGCATTGTATACGCGGCCTGGCTCGCGTTCTGGGTAAGGGGGCTCGAAAGCGGCACGCCTGAGATGAGGAGGATACAGGCGGCTATCCATGAAGGCGCAAGCGCCTACATGGCAAGGCAGTTCAAGACGGTAGGGGTCGTTGCGGCCATTCTTTTCGTCCTTCTCTGGCTGGCGGGCTCATGGTCCGAGCATTTCGGGCTCTTGACCGCGTGCGGCTTCCTGGTGGGCGGCGCGGCTTCCGGCATTTCAGGCTATGTAGGCATGATGGTGGCCGTTAGGGCCAACGCGAAGACCGCGCAGGCGGCCCACAGCGGGCTTAACGCCGCGCTCGTGGTGGCCTTCAGGGGCGGGGCCGTGACAGGGCTCCTCCTCATTGGCCTCGGGCTCCTTGCGGTCACAGGGTTTTACGCCGTCGCCATGCGGGTAACCGACGAGACGCACGCGATAGCGTCCCTTCTTTCCCTCGGCCTCGGCGGAAGCCTCATATCCCTTTTCGCCAGGGTCGGGGGCGGCATATACACCAAGGCGGCCGACGTGGGCGCGGACCTCGTGGGGAAGGTCGAGGCCGGAATACCCGAGGACGACCCGAGGAACCCGGCTGTGATAGCCGACAACGTGGGCGACAATGTCGGCGACTGCGCCGGGATGGCCGCGGACCTCTTCGAGACATACGCGGTGACGACCGTCGCGACGATGGCGCTCGCGCACATCCTTTTCCCCGGCTCGGAGAACGCCATGCTCTTCCCGCTTGTGCTCGGCGGCGTTGCGATCATAATGACGATCATCGGGAGCTGGTTCGTGAAGCTAGGCTCCTCAAACAACATAATGACCGCGCTCTATAAGGGGTTCGTGGCGACGGCCGTCCTTTCAGCCATTGCCTTCTTCCCGGTCGCGTACTATCTGATGAACGGGGTAGGGGGTGTGGGCTGGAGCAGTTATTATCTCTGCGCCCTAATAGGGCTGGCCGTCACGATATCGCTCGTCGTCATAACCGACTATTACACGGCCAAGCATTACAGCCCGGTCCAGCACATAGCCAATGCGTCCGTCTCCGGGCACGCGACGAACATAATCGCGGGGCTCGCCATCGGCAAGGAAGCGACGGCCCTGCCGGTCCTCGTCATCGCCGGGGCCATACTGGCAAGCTACGAGCTCGCGGGCCTCTTCGGGGTCGCGGTCTCCGCCGAGGCCATGCTCACCATGGCAGGCATTGTCGTGGCCATAGACTCGTTCGGCCCGATAACCGACAACGCGGGCGGCATAGCCGAGATGGCCGACATGGGCGCAGGTGTGCGCGGCGTGACCGACCCGCTCGATGCGGTAGGCAATACGACCAAGGCCGTTACAAAGGGATACGCGATAGGCTCGGCGGGGCTCGCGGCAATAGTCCTCTTCGCCGAATACACCAGGACCATTTCGGCCGGAGGGGCGCAAGTCATCTTCGACCTCTCCGACCCCATGGTCCTCGTGGGCCTCTTCATAGGAGGCATGCTGCCGTTCTACTTCGCCGCCCTCCTCATGAAGGCCGTGGGCAAGGCCGCCGGCTCGATCGTGGACGAGGTAAGAAGGCAGTTCAGGGAGATAAAGGGCATAATGGACGGGAGCGCGAGGCCGGAGTACGGCAAATGCGTGGACATAGTCACCTCGGCCGCGCTGCAGAAGATGATAGTGCCGTCGCTCATACCCGTGATCGCGCCGGTGCTCGTGGGCGTTATCCTGGGGCAGAAGGCCCTCGGAGGCGTGCTCGTCGGAAGCATCGTCACGGGCCTTTTCGTCGCGATAAAGATGACCTCGGGCGGAGCCGCCTGGGACAACGCCAAGAAGTTCATCGAGGAAGGCAACCACGGCGGCAAGCACAAGCCCGCGCACCAGGCCGCGGTCACGGGCGACACCGTGGGCGACCCCTACAAGGACACGGCAGGGCCGGGCATAAACCCGATGATCAAGGTCATAAACCTGGTCGCGGTCCTTTTCGGGATACTCCTGTACTCGTAG
- a CDS encoding DUF1328 domain-containing protein, with product MLSWAITFLIIAIIAAVLGFAGVAGTAAWIAKVLFVVFLVLFVVSLIAGRGRPAA from the coding sequence ATGCTTTCATGGGCGATAACCTTCCTCATAATAGCCATAATCGCGGCGGTCCTGGGGTTTGCAGGGGTCGCGGGGACCGCGGCATGGATAGCCAAGGTGCTCTTTGTAGTTTTCCTCGTGCTTTTCGTCGTCTCCCTCATTGCCGGCCGGGGCAGGCCCGCGGCATGA